In Neorhizobium sp. NCHU2750, a single genomic region encodes these proteins:
- a CDS encoding phosphotransferase has protein sequence MASTASQGAASGLGAELKTGATAVPPDQAERIAREKYGLKGRAEWLWGEKDSNYRLTLDDGTEYLFKVLNPAENPAMTSMHSQALLHVEAADPGIPIQRIIRTVDGEADFRMTDDDGATRGVRMVTFVPGVSQKSQPHSAIQRHRVGVLLGRMQKALEGFSHEAASHRITWDMSHASGMRDLLSAFEKDEQRSRLARALDDFEENILPRMAQLPAQVIHNDFNMENILVSKADPDMISGIIDFGDMVHAPVLFDVGVGAAYQMGNAADPVEAMCDFLKGYSTEKTLTDEEVELLYTAVTTRMLMRLAIPEWRGKLFPELRDLYTRNSPTVWAQFARLDAISKDDAIARLAAACRR, from the coding sequence ATGGCCTCCACGGCAAGCCAAGGGGCGGCAAGCGGGCTTGGCGCAGAGCTCAAGACGGGCGCGACCGCCGTGCCCCCGGATCAGGCCGAGCGGATCGCGCGGGAAAAATATGGATTGAAGGGGCGGGCCGAATGGCTCTGGGGCGAGAAGGACAGCAATTACCGCCTGACGCTCGATGACGGCACCGAATATCTCTTCAAGGTCCTCAATCCGGCCGAAAACCCGGCGATGACCAGCATGCACAGCCAGGCACTGCTGCATGTGGAGGCTGCCGATCCGGGCATTCCGATCCAGCGGATCATCCGTACGGTCGATGGCGAGGCGGATTTTCGCATGACCGATGACGATGGCGCCACGCGCGGCGTGCGCATGGTCACTTTCGTTCCTGGCGTTTCGCAGAAATCGCAGCCGCATTCGGCGATCCAGCGCCACCGCGTCGGCGTGCTGCTCGGGCGCATGCAGAAGGCGCTTGAGGGGTTTAGCCATGAAGCGGCCAGCCACCGCATCACCTGGGACATGTCGCATGCTAGCGGCATGCGGGATCTTCTCTCCGCTTTCGAAAAGGATGAGCAGCGTTCCAGGCTGGCGCGTGCGCTCGATGATTTCGAGGAAAACATTCTGCCGCGGATGGCGCAGTTGCCGGCGCAGGTGATCCATAACGATTTCAACATGGAGAATATCCTCGTCAGCAAGGCCGATCCGGACATGATCAGTGGCATTATCGATTTCGGCGACATGGTGCATGCGCCTGTCCTGTTCGACGTTGGCGTCGGTGCGGCCTACCAGATGGGGAATGCTGCCGATCCGGTCGAGGCGATGTGCGACTTCCTTAAAGGCTATTCGACCGAGAAGACGCTCACGGACGAAGAGGTCGAGCTGCTCTACACCGCGGTGACCACACGGATGCTGATGCGGCTTGCGATCCCCGAATGGCGCGGCAAGCTGTTTCCCGAACTTCGGGATCTCTACACGCGCAACAGTCCGACCGTCTGGGCGCAGTTCGCCCGGCTCGATGCCATTTCAAAAGACGATGCCATCGCGCGCCTTGCGGCCGCATGCCGTCGATAA
- a CDS encoding aspartate aminotransferase family protein, with product MTIMPNSVEGRDMAYQMHPNVNLRKYEKTGGLVIESGDGIYVFDNTGKRYIEGLAGLWSVALGFGEKRLAEVAKAQMEKLPYYHTFSYKTHGPSIDLAEMLIKIAPVPMSKVHFTSSGSEANDLACKMVWYRSNALGKKDKKKIIGRIKGYHGVTIAAGSITGLPRNHESFDLPLDRMIHTSCPSYVHFGLEGESEADFTKRMLKDLEDLILKEGPETIAAFWGEPVMGAGGVLVPPDGYWAGVQAILKKYDILLVADEVICGFGRTGKMFACETLGITPDVLVVSKQISSSYMPLSAIIMNDHFYQPIADESDRIGVFGHGYTASGHPVATAVGLENLKIIQERDLVGNAARLEEKFLGGLAELAKHPLAHSSRGVGLLGALEIKPWADAAAGDAAAAVAAACQDEGLIVRNIAEGICFCPPLIITAEQIDDMFAAVARALDTVAATRA from the coding sequence ATGACGATCATGCCGAATTCCGTCGAAGGCCGCGATATGGCCTATCAGATGCATCCGAACGTCAACCTGCGCAAATATGAGAAGACCGGCGGTCTGGTGATCGAGAGCGGCGACGGTATCTATGTGTTCGACAACACCGGCAAGCGCTATATCGAAGGTCTCGCAGGCCTGTGGTCGGTGGCGCTCGGCTTCGGCGAGAAGCGCCTGGCGGAAGTCGCCAAGGCGCAGATGGAAAAGCTGCCCTATTACCACACCTTCTCCTACAAGACGCATGGCCCGTCGATCGATCTCGCCGAAATGCTGATCAAGATCGCGCCGGTGCCGATGTCGAAGGTCCACTTCACCTCGTCCGGTTCGGAAGCCAATGACCTCGCCTGCAAAATGGTCTGGTATCGTTCCAACGCGCTCGGCAAGAAGGACAAGAAGAAGATCATCGGCCGCATCAAGGGCTATCATGGCGTGACGATCGCCGCCGGCTCGATCACCGGCCTCCCGCGCAACCATGAAAGCTTCGACCTGCCGCTCGACCGGATGATCCACACGTCCTGCCCGTCCTATGTGCATTTCGGCCTGGAAGGCGAAAGCGAAGCCGATTTCACCAAGCGCATGCTGAAGGATCTCGAAGACCTGATCCTGAAGGAAGGTCCGGAAACGATTGCCGCCTTCTGGGGCGAGCCGGTCATGGGTGCGGGTGGCGTGCTGGTTCCGCCGGACGGCTACTGGGCCGGCGTGCAGGCGATCCTGAAGAAATACGATATCCTTCTCGTCGCCGACGAAGTCATTTGCGGCTTCGGCCGCACCGGCAAGATGTTTGCCTGCGAAACGCTCGGCATCACGCCCGATGTTCTGGTCGTATCCAAGCAGATCTCGTCGTCCTATATGCCGCTCTCGGCGATCATCATGAACGACCATTTCTATCAGCCGATCGCCGATGAATCCGACCGTATCGGCGTGTTCGGCCATGGCTACACGGCATCGGGCCATCCGGTCGCGACCGCCGTCGGTCTGGAAAACCTGAAGATCATTCAGGAGCGTGATCTGGTCGGCAATGCCGCCCGTCTGGAAGAGAAGTTCCTCGGTGGCCTGGCCGAACTTGCCAAGCATCCGCTGGCGCATTCCTCGCGTGGCGTCGGTCTGCTTGGTGCGCTCGAAATCAAGCCGTGGGCGGATGCCGCTGCCGGCGATGCGGCCGCAGCCGTTGCCGCAGCGTGCCAGGACGAAGGCCTGATCGTGCGTAACATTGCGGAGGGCATCTGCTTCTGCCCGCCGCTGATCATCACCGCAGAGCAGATCGACGACATGTTTGCGGCCGTCGCCCGTGCGCTCGACACGGTTGCCGCAACCCGCGCCTGA
- a CDS encoding Zn-dependent hydrolase — translation MTSSPDINSERLWADIMTMGAIGATDGGGSFRPAVSDADREGRNLFRYWAQEAGLTVSVDAIGNMFARREGTDPALPPLMIGSHLDTQMPGGKFDGVLGVLAGIAVVRALNAAGVTTRRAIEIANFTNEEGARFQPGVMGSGIFAGLLPLDGALSRKDDAGAMLGDELERIGYAGPLPVGGRAVHKYLELHIEQGPEMEKTGAMIAAVSNSSWGCSGFIDISGENGHSQTAAMSKRRNSLVAAAKLIIEIEAIGAENEPDGMVSATVIRNWPNNRVNIPHLTKLSYVAVHATEEGRAKIIERIEAAAKRIAEETGLVIDATTSHYRQRLDLSPELSAQVLEVAEGLGYTSMMLPTLTSHDALSMTHICPTAIIFVPCRDGISHSEKEWCEPEQVTAGAKVLLEMALKLANEA, via the coding sequence ATGACCTCGTCGCCGGACATCAATAGTGAGCGCCTGTGGGCCGACATCATGACCATGGGAGCGATCGGCGCCACCGATGGCGGCGGCAGCTTTCGGCCGGCCGTTTCGGATGCCGACCGCGAGGGGCGCAATCTTTTTCGTTACTGGGCGCAGGAAGCGGGGTTGACCGTCTCTGTCGATGCGATCGGCAACATGTTTGCCCGGCGCGAGGGGACAGATCCCGCGCTGCCGCCGCTGATGATCGGCAGCCATCTCGATACGCAGATGCCGGGCGGCAAATTCGACGGTGTTTTGGGCGTGCTGGCCGGTATCGCGGTCGTGCGGGCGCTGAACGCCGCTGGTGTGACGACGCGACGGGCGATCGAGATTGCCAATTTCACCAATGAGGAAGGCGCGCGGTTCCAGCCGGGCGTCATGGGCTCGGGTATCTTTGCCGGGCTCTTGCCGCTCGACGGCGCGCTCTCCCGCAAGGATGATGCAGGCGCCATGCTGGGCGACGAGCTGGAGCGGATCGGCTATGCCGGGCCGCTTCCGGTCGGCGGTCGCGCGGTTCACAAATATCTCGAACTGCATATCGAACAGGGACCGGAAATGGAAAAGACGGGTGCGATGATCGCAGCTGTCTCCAACAGCTCCTGGGGCTGCAGCGGCTTCATCGATATCAGCGGCGAGAACGGCCATTCGCAGACGGCGGCGATGTCGAAGCGGCGCAATTCGCTCGTTGCGGCAGCAAAACTCATTATCGAGATCGAAGCGATCGGGGCGGAGAACGAACCGGACGGCATGGTCAGCGCCACGGTGATCCGCAACTGGCCGAACAACCGGGTCAACATTCCGCATCTGACCAAGCTCTCCTATGTTGCCGTGCATGCGACCGAGGAAGGCCGGGCGAAAATCATCGAGCGCATCGAGGCTGCGGCGAAGCGGATCGCCGAAGAGACCGGCCTTGTCATCGATGCGACGACCTCGCATTATCGGCAGCGGCTGGACCTTTCGCCGGAACTTTCCGCACAGGTTCTCGAAGTGGCTGAGGGGCTGGGCTACACGTCGATGATGCTGCCGACGCTCACCTCGCATGATGCGCTGTCGATGACGCATATCTGCCCGACGGCGATCATCTTCGTGCCCTGCAGGGACGGCATTTCCCACAGCGAGAAGGAATGGTGCGAGCCGGAGCAGGTGACGGCGGGCGCCAAGGTTCTGCTCGAAATGGCGCTGAAACTCGCCAACGAAGCCTGA
- a CDS encoding amidohydrolase, whose translation MQTFADTIIVNARVLTMDTAAAKADAVAISGHSIVAVGSTAEIQALKGPATRVIDAAGGTVLPGFNEAHMHIFMGSVGLRQLSLYKVKGFDELKEKVSDYAAKNPKLKLLLARSADYTILSETERTTRHDLDRVISDRPFAMIAPDHHTAWANTKALELAGILHGKAVGVGNEVVMGEDGLASGELREADAMQPVFDLSETGGREGLGIGTGGEPDSVTPEERAIDLEIIKDGLAYCASLGITSIQNMDGNLYQLEILDEIEKTTGLPVRVRMPYHMKNFMPLADLEEKAATWHRRFHTDRLRCDFVKMFIDGVTEGESAVFLDDYAHRPGWKGDPLFSQQHLNEIVTEADRLKLPVAVHAIGDGAVRMVLDAYETAAATNGKRDARNRIEHIEVIHEDDVPRFKELGVIASMQPTHPPGNAGLPIEPYLSFIGRDRWPLAFAWRTLANAGAEIVFATDWPVSPLDPMSCIHDAMTRKRWADDLPDQRLTLAETLAAYTSTGAHVEFMEDRKGKLKPGYLADIVVLSADVEAVVSEDLASVRPVITICDGKITYDRALAG comes from the coding sequence ATGCAGACCTTCGCAGACACCATCATCGTCAATGCCCGTGTGCTGACAATGGACACAGCCGCAGCCAAGGCGGACGCCGTTGCAATCTCCGGCCACAGCATCGTTGCAGTTGGCTCGACGGCCGAAATCCAGGCGTTGAAAGGCCCGGCGACGCGGGTGATCGACGCGGCGGGTGGTACCGTCCTGCCCGGATTCAACGAAGCCCATATGCATATTTTCATGGGCTCTGTCGGCCTGCGTCAGCTCTCGCTCTACAAGGTGAAGGGTTTTGACGAGCTGAAGGAGAAGGTTTCGGACTATGCCGCGAAGAACCCCAAGCTGAAACTGCTTCTTGCCCGCTCAGCCGACTACACGATCCTGTCGGAAACCGAACGCACCACCCGCCATGATCTCGACCGCGTGATTTCCGACCGGCCGTTCGCGATGATCGCCCCGGATCACCACACCGCCTGGGCCAACACCAAGGCGCTGGAGCTCGCCGGCATCCTGCATGGGAAAGCGGTAGGCGTCGGCAACGAGGTAGTCATGGGAGAGGATGGCCTGGCCTCCGGGGAGCTGCGCGAGGCCGATGCCATGCAACCGGTCTTTGATCTCAGCGAAACCGGTGGCCGGGAAGGGCTCGGTATAGGCACTGGCGGCGAACCGGACAGTGTCACGCCGGAAGAGCGCGCCATCGACCTGGAAATCATCAAGGACGGTCTCGCCTATTGCGCTTCGCTGGGCATAACCTCGATCCAGAACATGGATGGCAACCTCTACCAGTTGGAAATCCTCGACGAAATCGAGAAAACAACCGGCCTGCCGGTCAGGGTGCGCATGCCCTATCACATGAAGAATTTCATGCCGCTCGCCGACCTTGAGGAGAAAGCGGCGACCTGGCACCGCCGCTTCCACACAGACCGGCTGCGCTGCGATTTCGTCAAGATGTTCATCGATGGCGTAACCGAAGGTGAGAGCGCCGTTTTTCTCGATGACTATGCCCATCGCCCCGGTTGGAAGGGCGATCCCCTGTTCAGCCAGCAGCATCTGAATGAGATCGTCACCGAGGCCGACCGGCTGAAACTGCCCGTCGCCGTCCACGCGATCGGCGACGGCGCGGTCCGCATGGTGCTCGACGCCTACGAGACGGCCGCCGCGACGAATGGCAAGCGTGATGCCCGCAACCGCATCGAACATATCGAAGTCATCCATGAAGATGACGTGCCGCGCTTCAAGGAACTGGGCGTGATCGCCTCGATGCAGCCGACCCATCCGCCCGGCAATGCCGGCCTGCCGATCGAACCCTATCTCTCCTTCATCGGCCGCGATCGCTGGCCGCTCGCCTTTGCATGGCGCACGCTCGCGAATGCTGGCGCCGAGATCGTTTTCGCCACCGACTGGCCGGTCTCACCGCTCGATCCGATGAGCTGCATCCACGATGCGATGACGAGAAAACGCTGGGCCGATGACCTGCCGGATCAGCGCCTGACGCTGGCCGAAACGCTGGCCGCCTATACCAGCACCGGCGCCCATGTGGAGTTCATGGAAGATCGCAAGGGCAAGCTCAAACCGGGTTATCTGGCGGATATCGTGGTGCTTTCCGCCGATGTCGAAGCTGTCGTCTCGGAGGATCTGGCCTCGGTCCGGCCGGTCATCACCATCTGCGACGGCAAGATCACCTATGACAGGGCGCTCGCCGGATAG
- a CDS encoding amidase → MTMTDKTDLGEMTAAQLSKLFASGKASPVEAAKASLERIEKFNPSVNAFAYVVPELALAEAKASEARWKKGEPLSPIDGAPTTIKELTPVKGIPWRRGSALGATTPSEKEFLIMERLRGAGVTILGTTTSPEFGWKGVTHGPAFGNTLNPWRTDRASGGSSGGAAVAAALNMGVLHEGSDGAGSIRIPASFSGTFGIKPTYGWIPADTATTLFELAHRGPLTRTVEDAALFMNATTGPTPKALYGYCPTPVPNWHEGVKAASVKGLKIGYSRNLGYAEVQPDVAAAVERAAKRLADMGAIIEEVDPGFANPQDALLALWYAAEARTVEMVNPTEEQKKLMDPGLIRIYEKGKAYSAIDYVMAEQVRADLKVTMALFHEKYDALMLPTMPVTAIEAGTDFPGGIEGKDWSDWSPFTYPFNMTGQPAVSVPCGFDAGGLPVGLQFVGPRYRDDIVLALAAAYQAAYPEEVLSAPRVA, encoded by the coding sequence ATGACAATGACGGACAAGACAGATCTCGGCGAAATGACCGCGGCACAGCTTTCCAAGCTGTTTGCCTCGGGCAAGGCGTCGCCGGTAGAGGCCGCCAAGGCCTCGCTGGAGCGCATCGAGAAGTTCAACCCGAGCGTTAATGCGTTTGCCTATGTAGTGCCGGAGCTGGCGCTTGCCGAGGCAAAGGCATCGGAAGCGCGCTGGAAGAAGGGCGAACCGCTTTCGCCCATCGACGGTGCGCCGACGACGATCAAGGAACTGACGCCGGTCAAGGGCATTCCGTGGCGGCGCGGTTCGGCGCTCGGCGCCACGACACCTTCGGAGAAGGAGTTCCTGATCATGGAACGCCTGCGCGGTGCGGGCGTCACCATTCTCGGCACGACTACGTCGCCGGAATTCGGCTGGAAGGGCGTCACCCACGGGCCTGCCTTCGGCAATACGCTAAACCCATGGCGCACGGACCGTGCGTCGGGCGGTTCTTCGGGTGGTGCGGCTGTTGCGGCCGCGCTCAACATGGGCGTGCTGCATGAGGGTTCCGACGGTGCGGGCTCGATCCGTATCCCGGCCTCTTTCTCCGGTACGTTCGGCATCAAGCCGACCTATGGCTGGATCCCGGCCGATACGGCAACGACGCTGTTCGAGCTTGCCCATCGCGGGCCGCTGACGCGCACCGTCGAAGATGCAGCCCTGTTCATGAACGCGACGACCGGTCCGACGCCGAAGGCGCTTTACGGCTACTGCCCGACCCCGGTGCCGAACTGGCATGAAGGGGTCAAGGCCGCCAGCGTCAAGGGCCTGAAGATCGGCTACAGCCGCAATCTCGGCTATGCCGAAGTGCAGCCGGATGTCGCCGCCGCCGTCGAGCGGGCCGCCAAGCGGCTTGCCGATATGGGCGCGATCATCGAGGAGGTCGATCCCGGCTTCGCCAACCCGCAGGATGCGCTTCTGGCGCTGTGGTATGCGGCCGAAGCCCGGACCGTCGAGATGGTCAATCCGACGGAAGAGCAGAAGAAGCTGATGGATCCGGGCCTGATCCGCATCTACGAAAAGGGCAAGGCCTATTCCGCCATCGACTATGTCATGGCCGAGCAGGTGCGCGCCGATCTCAAGGTGACGATGGCGCTCTTCCACGAGAAATACGACGCGCTGATGCTGCCGACCATGCCGGTGACGGCGATCGAGGCAGGCACGGATTTCCCGGGCGGTATCGAGGGCAAGGACTGGTCCGACTGGTCGCCCTTCACCTATCCGTTCAACATGACCGGTCAGCCGGCCGTGTCGGTTCCCTGCGGCTTCGATGCCGGCGGTCTGCCGGTCGGCCTACAGTTCGTCGGCCCGCGCTACCGCGACGATATCGTGCTGGCGCTGGCGGCTGCCTACCAGGCTGCCTATCCGGAAGAGGTTCTCAGCGCCCCGCGGGTTGCCTGA
- a CDS encoding ABC transporter ATP-binding protein, translating into MADNTATNAAVSDDTVPAAVVHPGALNEEGRGEPVVFIDRLSIALPEGADRPYAVDRVSFKLFPGEMLCVVGESGSGKSMSANALMGLLPDTVRVAQGRILLDKTDLVTLPQDALYGIRGRRVAMIFQEPMSALNPLMKVSAQIEEVFEAHGLLTPKERREKALQLLTEVGLPDPPRAAASYPFQLSGGQRQRVMIAMALTLEPEVLIADEPTTALDVTTQAQILKLIAKLQKERNMAVMFITHDFGVVAEIADYVTVMQLGRIVEQGTAEEVLFSPQHPYTRKLIAAIPRAGEGVARVVVSEPLLAVEKLTKTYRMGGGMFSKAREVHAVKEVSFTLGRGETLGIVGESGSGKSSVGRCLVRLQDPDSGRVLLGGQDMAHLKGAELRAMRRRMQMIFQDPYSSLNPREKVGRIIASGPIAYGEDEKKALARAGELMEMVGLDPKGTNRFPHEFSGGQRQRIGIARALALEPEIIIADEAVSALDVSIQAQVLELLGQLKKDLNLSLVFITHDLRVAAKICDRVMVMQKGEVVELGTGSEIFDTPKHAYTKSLIEAIPGRAKEALMTA; encoded by the coding sequence ATGGCAGACAATACAGCAACGAATGCCGCCGTCAGCGACGATACCGTGCCCGCGGCCGTGGTTCATCCGGGTGCGCTCAACGAGGAGGGCCGGGGCGAACCGGTCGTCTTCATCGACAGGCTCAGCATCGCGCTTCCCGAAGGCGCCGACCGGCCCTATGCGGTGGACCGTGTCTCCTTCAAGCTCTTCCCCGGCGAAATGCTCTGCGTTGTGGGGGAAAGCGGCTCAGGCAAGTCGATGTCGGCCAATGCGCTGATGGGCCTTTTGCCGGATACGGTGCGCGTCGCACAGGGGCGCATCCTGCTCGACAAGACCGATCTCGTGACGCTGCCGCAGGATGCTCTTTACGGCATTCGCGGACGCCGGGTGGCGATGATCTTCCAGGAGCCGATGTCGGCGCTCAACCCGCTGATGAAGGTTTCGGCGCAGATCGAGGAAGTGTTCGAGGCGCATGGCCTGCTCACCCCGAAGGAGCGCAGGGAGAAGGCCTTGCAGCTTCTGACCGAGGTCGGCCTTCCCGATCCGCCACGGGCGGCCGCCAGCTATCCGTTCCAGCTTTCCGGCGGCCAGCGCCAGCGCGTGATGATCGCCATGGCACTTACGCTCGAACCGGAAGTGCTGATTGCCGACGAGCCGACCACGGCACTTGACGTGACGACGCAGGCGCAGATCCTGAAACTCATCGCCAAGCTCCAGAAGGAGCGCAACATGGCGGTGATGTTCATCACCCACGATTTCGGCGTCGTAGCCGAGATTGCCGACTATGTGACGGTGATGCAGCTTGGGCGTATCGTCGAGCAGGGAACGGCGGAAGAAGTGCTGTTTTCGCCGCAGCATCCCTATACGAGGAAGCTGATCGCGGCGATCCCGCGCGCCGGTGAAGGTGTCGCGCGCGTCGTCGTCAGCGAGCCCCTGTTGGCCGTCGAGAAACTGACCAAGACCTACCGGATGGGTGGCGGAATGTTTTCCAAGGCCCGCGAAGTCCATGCGGTCAAGGAGGTTTCGTTCACGCTCGGTCGGGGCGAGACGCTCGGCATCGTCGGAGAAAGCGGCTCGGGCAAGTCATCGGTCGGCCGCTGCCTCGTGCGGCTGCAGGATCCCGACAGCGGTCGCGTGCTGCTCGGCGGGCAGGACATGGCGCATCTGAAGGGTGCTGAACTGCGCGCCATGCGCCGCCGCATGCAGATGATCTTCCAGGATCCCTATTCGTCGCTCAATCCACGCGAAAAGGTCGGGCGCATCATCGCGTCGGGACCGATCGCCTATGGCGAGGATGAAAAGAAGGCCTTGGCCCGCGCCGGCGAACTGATGGAGATGGTCGGGCTCGATCCGAAGGGCACCAATCGCTTCCCTCACGAGTTTTCCGGTGGCCAGCGGCAGCGTATCGGCATTGCCCGCGCGCTGGCGCTCGAACCCGAGATCATCATCGCCGACGAGGCCGTTTCCGCCCTCGACGTATCGATCCAGGCGCAGGTGCTGGAACTGCTCGGCCAGTTGAAGAAGGACCTCAACCTCTCGCTCGTCTTCATCACCCATGACCTGCGTGTTGCAGCCAAGATCTGCGACCGCGTGATGGTGATGCAGAAGGGAGAAGTCGTCGAACTCGGTACCGGAAGCGAAATCTTCGATACCCCTAAGCATGCCTATACGAAGAGCCTGATCGAGGCCATTCCCGGTCGGGCAAAGGAAGCGCTGATGACGGCCTGA
- a CDS encoding GntR family transcriptional regulator, whose amino-acid sequence MNLHAKLGLDDVDGAGLPKALWAYNVIRDAIITMKLAPGETLNEKETCAELGISRTPMREAVLRLAQEGLVNIVPSGGTFVNKIVLRKVIEGHLVRSSLEMRTVRLAARNFDPVHERDLDLLIFRQQDAAKRRDIDEAFKVDNEFHRLLCRIAGFPNVWQTIHNATGQLDRVRRLAFPKIGYFEEVIDEHSALYAAIRGHDESEAARLLKIHLGGIFPVVEFVLQTDADIITGEDDAVLLKALAEV is encoded by the coding sequence GTGAATTTACACGCGAAACTGGGACTGGATGACGTCGACGGCGCTGGCCTGCCCAAGGCGCTTTGGGCCTATAATGTCATTCGCGATGCGATCATCACCATGAAGCTCGCGCCCGGCGAAACGCTGAACGAGAAGGAAACCTGCGCCGAGCTCGGCATTTCCCGCACGCCGATGCGCGAGGCGGTGCTGCGGCTTGCCCAGGAAGGTCTCGTCAACATCGTCCCGAGTGGCGGCACATTCGTCAACAAGATCGTCCTGCGCAAGGTGATCGAGGGGCATCTGGTGCGCTCGAGCTTGGAAATGCGCACCGTGAGGCTGGCCGCGCGCAATTTCGATCCGGTCCATGAACGCGATCTCGACCTCCTGATCTTCCGCCAGCAGGACGCGGCCAAAAGGCGCGACATCGACGAGGCGTTCAAGGTCGACAACGAATTCCATCGGTTGCTCTGCCGGATCGCCGGCTTTCCGAATGTCTGGCAGACGATCCACAACGCCACGGGACAGCTCGATCGCGTTCGCCGCCTGGCCTTTCCGAAGATCGGCTATTTCGAGGAGGTGATCGACGAACACTCAGCGCTCTATGCGGCGATCAGGGGCCATGACGAGAGTGAGGCCGCACGGCTGTTGAAGATCCATCTCGGCGGCATTTTCCCCGTCGTCGAATTCGTCCTGCAAACGGATGCCGACATCATCACCGGCGAAGACGATGCGGTGCTTTTGAAAGCGCTTGCGGAAGTGTGA
- a CDS encoding aminotransferase class III-fold pyridoxal phosphate-dependent enzyme has protein sequence MSKPATTMINGFDPSRLSSLPERERSMIERRQAMLGPSYRLFYENPLHLVRGEGVWLYDPDGNAYLDTYNNVPSVGHCHPRVVAAIAEQAAVLNTHTRYLDGKILDYSEKLLATFPEEMNRVMYCCTGSEAVDLALRLAGYYTGGTGIIITENAYHGTTAAAAGISPQLGPNMPIGMNVVTVPAPDAYRDDGRDVGEVFAEEIAKAIAFMRRRGIKPAAFIADSIFSTDGIFAEPAGFLKKALEVVHEAGALYIADEVQPGFGRTGSHMWGFMRHGIVPDIAVMGKPMGNGLPIAAAVMKGEVQDRFGRDIRYFNTFGANHVSIAAANAVLDIIRDEDLMGNALATGNYMMEGMRKLMPTFGCIGDIRGAGLFLGLEFVKDRDSREPDGARSLAVVNRMREHRVLISAAGMQGNTLKIRPPLPFGKEHADIFLKTLEEVLHETN, from the coding sequence ATGAGCAAGCCAGCCACCACGATGATCAACGGCTTCGACCCCTCGCGCCTCAGCAGCCTGCCGGAGCGCGAGCGGTCGATGATCGAGCGCCGCCAGGCGATGCTCGGGCCGTCCTATCGGCTGTTCTACGAGAACCCGCTTCATCTGGTGCGCGGCGAGGGTGTCTGGCTCTACGATCCGGACGGCAATGCCTATCTCGACACCTATAACAACGTTCCCTCGGTCGGCCATTGCCATCCCCGGGTCGTTGCGGCGATCGCAGAACAGGCGGCGGTGCTCAACACCCATACGCGCTATCTCGACGGCAAGATCCTCGACTATTCGGAAAAGCTGCTTGCGACCTTTCCCGAGGAGATGAACCGGGTGATGTATTGCTGCACCGGCAGCGAGGCGGTCGATCTCGCCCTGCGGCTCGCCGGCTATTACACCGGCGGCACCGGCATCATCATCACCGAGAATGCCTATCACGGCACGACGGCGGCTGCTGCCGGGATCTCGCCGCAGCTCGGCCCGAACATGCCGATCGGCATGAATGTCGTGACCGTGCCGGCGCCCGATGCCTACCGGGACGATGGCCGCGACGTGGGCGAGGTCTTTGCAGAAGAAATCGCCAAGGCGATCGCCTTCATGCGTCGGCGCGGCATCAAGCCGGCTGCCTTCATCGCCGACAGTATCTTTTCGACCGACGGCATCTTCGCTGAGCCTGCCGGCTTCCTGAAGAAGGCGCTCGAGGTGGTGCATGAGGCGGGTGCTCTCTATATCGCCGACGAAGTGCAGCCGGGCTTCGGCCGCACCGGTTCCCACATGTGGGGCTTCATGCGCCACGGCATCGTTCCCGATATTGCCGTGATGGGCAAGCCGATGGGCAATGGCCTGCCGATCGCCGCTGCCGTGATGAAGGGCGAGGTGCAGGACCGTTTCGGCCGCGACATCCGCTATTTCAACACGTTCGGCGCCAATCACGTGTCGATCGCGGCAGCCAATGCCGTGCTCGATATCATCCGCGACGAAGACCTGATGGGCAATGCACTGGCGACCGGCAATTACATGATGGAAGGCATGCGCAAGCTCATGCCGACATTCGGCTGCATTGGCGATATACGCGGTGCCGGCCTCTTCCTCGGGCTGGAATTCGTCAAGGACCGCGACAGCCGCGAGCCGGACGGTGCGCGCTCGCTTGCCGTCGTCAACCGCATGCGTGAACATCGGGTGCTGATTTCCGCTGCCGGCATGCAGGGCAACACGCTGAAGATCCGGCCGCCGCTGCCATTCGGCAAGGAGCACGCGGATATCTTCCTCAAGACACTCGAAGAGGTGCTGCACGAGACGAACTGA